One genomic region from Cellulomonas hominis encodes:
- a CDS encoding ABC transporter substrate-binding protein produces the protein MQSSPSRHGRRAVAALAVVPLLALAACSGGGGGSDDAPSTGGGSGPTTLALGVTRSPSTLDPIQLSTGTDTLIWGGIYDTVLVIGPEGELVPQMAESYEYNEDGTELTVTLRDDLTFSTGEPATAQDYAATLEHIRETPGSGQALMSNVASVEAPDDVTTVITFTQNDTTFLYDMTNRLGIIAEPDLMTEESYGLEPIGAGPYVLDTDQSQAGTTYVLTKRDDHWNADAYPFEQVTVRVIQDATATENALRSGELDIAAVQAQSIPQFTEPQFTVLKRPTTNMVFLDITDRDGTIQPALADVRVRQAINMAFDRDAMVESLGYGIGAPTQQMFFPTADGHDPELDSTYAYDPEGARELLADAGYPDGFAIDMPSTVYTTTFEPTVSQALADIGISVNWVSVPPQDTVNALLSGTYPMVMWFSAVQPGPSLVQDAFGLGSLLNPLRTTDPELQPMLDEAAQVVGVDEGSDVYQEINRWAVENAWFAPLYLTGESFASREGYAYLGTEYEMSVRLESYGLAE, from the coding sequence ATGCAGTCCTCTCCGTCCCGGCACGGACGGCGCGCCGTCGCCGCCCTCGCCGTGGTCCCCCTCCTCGCGCTCGCCGCCTGCTCCGGCGGTGGCGGGGGGTCCGACGACGCACCGAGCACGGGCGGTGGGTCCGGCCCGACGACCCTCGCGCTCGGCGTGACCCGGTCGCCGTCCACGCTGGACCCGATCCAACTGTCGACCGGGACCGACACCCTGATCTGGGGCGGGATCTACGACACGGTGCTCGTGATCGGCCCGGAGGGCGAGCTCGTGCCCCAGATGGCGGAGTCCTACGAGTACAACGAGGACGGCACGGAGCTGACCGTCACGCTGCGCGACGACCTGACGTTCTCGACCGGCGAGCCGGCGACGGCGCAGGACTACGCCGCGACTCTGGAGCACATCCGCGAGACCCCGGGCTCCGGGCAGGCCCTCATGTCGAACGTCGCGTCCGTCGAGGCGCCTGACGACGTCACGACCGTCATCACCTTCACGCAGAACGACACGACGTTCCTGTACGACATGACGAACCGCCTCGGCATCATCGCCGAGCCGGACCTCATGACCGAGGAGTCCTACGGCCTCGAGCCGATCGGCGCCGGACCGTACGTGCTGGACACGGACCAGAGCCAGGCCGGGACGACCTACGTCCTGACGAAGCGTGACGACCACTGGAATGCCGACGCGTACCCGTTCGAGCAGGTCACGGTCCGGGTGATCCAGGACGCCACGGCGACCGAGAACGCGCTGCGCTCCGGGGAGCTGGACATCGCCGCCGTCCAGGCGCAGTCCATCCCCCAGTTCACCGAGCCGCAGTTCACAGTACTGAAGCGCCCGACCACGAACATGGTCTTCCTGGACATCACTGACCGGGACGGAACGATCCAGCCCGCCCTGGCCGACGTCCGGGTCCGGCAGGCCATCAACATGGCGTTCGACCGTGACGCCATGGTGGAGTCGCTCGGCTACGGCATCGGTGCTCCGACGCAGCAGATGTTCTTCCCGACCGCGGACGGTCACGACCCGGAGCTCGACTCGACCTACGCGTACGACCCCGAGGGGGCCAGGGAGCTGCTCGCGGACGCGGGCTACCCGGACGGGTTCGCGATCGACATGCCGAGCACCGTCTACACGACCACGTTCGAGCCGACGGTCTCCCAGGCCCTGGCCGACATCGGGATCTCGGTGAACTGGGTGTCGGTACCGCCGCAGGACACGGTGAACGCGCTGCTGTCAGGCACCTACCCGATGGTGATGTGGTTCTCGGCCGTGCAGCCCGGCCCGTCGTTGGTGCAGGACGCGTTCGGTCTGGGCTCGCTGCTCAATCCGCTGCGCACCACCGACCCGGAGCTGCAGCCCATGCTCGACGAGGCCGCGCAGGTCGTGGGCGTCGACGAAGGGAGCGACGTCTACCAGGAGATCAACCGGTGGGCCGTCGAGAACGCGTGGTTCGCCCCGCTGTACCTCACCGGCGAGTCCTTCGCCTCGCGTGAGGGCTACGCCTACCTCGGCACCGAGTACGAGATGTCCGTGCGCCTCGAGAGCTACGGGCTCGCGGAGTAG
- a CDS encoding dipeptide/oligopeptide/nickel ABC transporter permease/ATP-binding protein, which yields MAVDIETPAAADVDAPAEVRRNALQRLVRDPQAVITGVIILAFVVLGLLANVLPQHGPNEARLDAFNLPIGSPGYPLGADSSGRDIFARLLHSINTAMVAGLIGAGIALALGTLLGLVGGYFTRFRTPVEWGATILQTFPGLLLLILLMPLTQGDFRWTMVVFGFLLTPGIYRIVRNQTVGVSRELYVDAARVSGVTSSRILGRHILSVVRGPVIVATTFLFGSAIGVQSGLAFLGVGSIQIPSFGAMISDGFRNLYVAPSQYILPAIALGVLNGAFVLFGNALRDTFEGARPKPQKVTTTPVAENFEADEVESAGGALLDVRDLGIAYRSPAGDLTEVVRGVGLSVRPGETLGVVGESGSGKTQTAFGILGVLPAEAVVTRGSVVLDGQQILGKPQSVLNKLRGTTMAYIPQEPMSNLDPVYTIGTQLVEGIRVATGMSKKDAKVRSLELLARVGIPDPARTFRSYPHEISGGMAQRVLIAGAIAPKPKLLIADEPTTALDVTVQAEILDLLRDLQQEMGMAIVLVTHNFGVVADICDRIAVMRGGEFVEVGETVDVFARPQHEYTRMLLASILDEETIRTDPPLVGAGERGEAR from the coding sequence ATGGCGGTCGACATCGAGACCCCGGCGGCAGCGGACGTCGACGCCCCGGCCGAGGTGCGGCGCAACGCGCTCCAGCGGCTGGTCCGCGACCCGCAGGCGGTGATCACCGGCGTGATCATCCTGGCGTTCGTGGTCCTGGGACTGCTCGCGAACGTCCTGCCGCAGCACGGGCCCAACGAGGCGCGCCTCGACGCGTTCAACCTGCCGATCGGCTCGCCCGGGTACCCGCTGGGGGCGGACTCGTCCGGGCGCGACATCTTCGCCCGGCTGCTGCACTCCATCAACACCGCGATGGTGGCCGGCCTGATCGGCGCGGGCATCGCCCTGGCCCTCGGCACGCTGCTCGGCCTGGTCGGCGGGTACTTCACCCGGTTCCGCACGCCGGTCGAGTGGGGCGCCACGATCCTGCAGACCTTCCCCGGCCTGCTGCTGCTGATCCTGCTCATGCCGCTCACGCAGGGCGACTTCCGGTGGACGATGGTCGTGTTCGGCTTCCTGCTGACGCCCGGGATCTACCGCATCGTCCGGAACCAGACCGTGGGCGTGAGCCGCGAGCTGTACGTGGACGCCGCCCGGGTCTCGGGCGTGACGAGCAGCCGCATCCTCGGCCGGCACATCCTGTCCGTCGTCCGCGGCCCGGTCATCGTCGCCACGACGTTCCTGTTCGGATCGGCGATCGGCGTGCAGTCGGGCCTGGCGTTCCTCGGGGTGGGCTCGATCCAGATCCCGAGCTTCGGCGCCATGATCAGCGACGGCTTCCGCAACCTCTACGTCGCGCCGTCGCAGTACATCCTCCCGGCGATCGCGCTGGGCGTCCTCAACGGTGCGTTCGTGCTGTTCGGCAACGCCCTGCGCGACACCTTCGAGGGCGCCCGGCCGAAGCCGCAGAAGGTGACGACGACCCCGGTCGCGGAGAACTTCGAGGCCGACGAGGTCGAGAGTGCCGGCGGGGCCCTGCTGGACGTCCGCGACCTGGGTATCGCCTACCGCTCGCCGGCCGGGGACCTCACCGAGGTCGTGCGCGGCGTCGGCCTGAGCGTCCGGCCGGGGGAGACCCTGGGGGTGGTCGGCGAATCCGGGTCCGGCAAGACCCAGACGGCTTTCGGCATCCTGGGCGTCCTGCCCGCGGAGGCCGTCGTCACCCGCGGCTCCGTCGTGCTCGACGGCCAGCAGATCCTCGGGAAGCCGCAGTCCGTGCTCAACAAGCTGCGCGGCACCACGATGGCGTACATCCCCCAGGAACCCATGTCGAACCTCGACCCCGTCTACACGATCGGCACCCAGCTGGTCGAGGGGATCCGGGTCGCGACCGGGATGTCGAAGAAGGACGCGAAGGTGCGGTCGCTGGAGCTGCTCGCCCGGGTCGGCATCCCGGACCCGGCGCGCACGTTCCGCTCGTACCCGCACGAGATCTCCGGCGGCATGGCACAGCGCGTCCTGATCGCCGGGGCGATCGCGCCGAAGCCGAAGCTGCTCATCGCGGACGAGCCGACCACGGCCCTCGACGTGACCGTCCAGGCCGAGATCCTCGACCTGCTGCGCGACCTGCAGCAGGAGATGGGCATGGCGATCGTCCTCGTCACGCACAACTTCGGGGTCGTCGCGGACATCTGCGACCGGATCGCGGTCATGCGCGGCGGCGAGTTCGTCGAGGTCGGCGAGACCGTCGACGTGTTCGCCCGCCCGCAGCACGAGTACACGCGGATGCTCCTGGCCTCGATCCTCGACGAGGAGACCATCCGGACCGACCCGCCGCTCGTCGGCGCCGGCGAGCGAGGGGAGGCGCGGTGA
- a CDS encoding LLM class flavin-dependent oxidoreductase: MAPNPSVGVMLPRDLPAAQVLPFARAAEDLGFDELWVVEDLGFRGGFTQAAAVLGATDRIRVGIGILPAAVRNPVYAAMEIATLEQLFPGRTDVGIGHGMPGWMRQAGCWPERPLTFLTEYVTAVRALLAGEEAAGARLEPAVVPAAVPPLVLGVRGPRSLAASGRIADGTVLAEPTTPEYAAAALDAIAPAGPHRVVAYNVGAVDDDAARALATARPALEWIGEPDWAPHLAPLPYADELAALRARSTSRAEFAAGLPDAWVADLALAGTPDEVRARIAALGRAGVTSSVFIPAGDDPLAALGSLARAR, translated from the coding sequence ATGGCCCCGAACCCCTCGGTCGGCGTGATGCTTCCGCGCGACCTCCCCGCCGCCCAGGTCCTCCCGTTCGCCCGCGCGGCGGAGGACCTCGGCTTCGACGAGCTCTGGGTCGTCGAGGACCTCGGCTTCCGCGGCGGCTTCACCCAGGCCGCGGCCGTCCTGGGCGCCACGGACCGCATCCGCGTCGGGATCGGCATCCTCCCCGCCGCGGTGCGCAACCCCGTGTACGCCGCCATGGAGATCGCCACCCTCGAGCAGCTCTTCCCGGGCCGCACGGACGTCGGCATCGGCCACGGCATGCCGGGCTGGATGCGCCAGGCGGGGTGCTGGCCGGAGCGTCCGCTGACGTTCCTCACCGAGTACGTGACCGCGGTCCGCGCGCTGCTGGCCGGCGAGGAGGCGGCCGGCGCCCGCCTGGAGCCCGCGGTCGTCCCGGCCGCGGTGCCGCCGCTGGTGCTGGGCGTCCGGGGGCCGCGCTCGCTCGCCGCCTCTGGCCGGATCGCCGACGGCACGGTGCTCGCGGAGCCCACGACGCCGGAGTACGCCGCCGCCGCGCTCGACGCGATCGCGCCGGCCGGCCCGCACCGCGTGGTCGCCTACAACGTGGGGGCGGTCGACGACGACGCCGCCCGGGCCCTCGCGACGGCCCGCCCCGCCCTGGAGTGGATCGGCGAGCCCGACTGGGCGCCGCACCTCGCGCCGCTGCCGTACGCCGACGAGCTCGCCGCGCTGCGCGCCCGGTCCACGTCGCGCGCGGAGTTCGCGGCCGGGCTGCCGGACGCGTGGGTCGCCGACCTGGCGCTGGCGGGCACCCCGGACGAGGTGCGCGCCCGCATCGCCGCGCTCGGCCGCGCGGGCGTCACGTCGAGCGTGTTCATCCCGGCCGGGGACGACCCGCTCGCCGCCCTGGGGTCGCTCGCCCGGGCGCGCTGA
- a CDS encoding ABC transporter permease: MWRFALRRVLFGAALFVIVSFTTMLLLSFSFDSIVGSRLGSAATAEAIATMKADLGLDRSIVVQYVDWLGNVLRGDFGHAFFTGQSVGEAIPARLGVTMSVVLPALAISAVIAVVLGTLAATRGGWVDKAAQGMMLTGYLIPNLLIAILLVVVFAVNLGWVPAGGFTPFSTDPSAWARSVVLPVAAMAFGGAANIANQVRGTMIDELRKDYVRTLRTRGVPTRSIVIRHALRNAAGPALTVLGLTFINLFGAALFIEQVFALPGFGVYSFNVAMQGDFPVLMGLTAFSVALTIGVNLLIDVANGWLNPKARMF, encoded by the coding sequence ATGTGGAGATTCGCTCTGCGGCGCGTGCTGTTCGGTGCCGCGCTGTTCGTCATCGTCTCGTTCACGACGATGCTGCTGCTGAGCTTCTCGTTCGACAGCATCGTCGGCAGCCGGCTTGGTTCGGCGGCCACGGCGGAGGCGATCGCGACGATGAAGGCCGACCTCGGCCTCGACCGGTCGATCGTCGTCCAGTACGTCGACTGGCTGGGGAACGTCCTGCGGGGCGACTTCGGCCACGCCTTCTTCACCGGTCAGTCCGTGGGTGAGGCGATCCCGGCCCGCCTCGGGGTGACGATGTCGGTGGTCCTGCCCGCGCTGGCCATCTCCGCGGTGATCGCCGTCGTGCTCGGCACCCTCGCGGCGACCCGCGGCGGGTGGGTCGACAAGGCCGCCCAGGGCATGATGCTCACCGGCTACCTGATCCCGAACCTGCTGATCGCGATCCTCCTCGTCGTCGTCTTCGCGGTGAACCTGGGGTGGGTGCCGGCCGGCGGCTTCACCCCGTTCTCGACGGACCCGTCGGCGTGGGCCCGGTCCGTGGTCCTCCCCGTGGCCGCGATGGCCTTCGGCGGCGCGGCCAACATCGCGAACCAGGTGCGCGGGACGATGATCGACGAGCTGCGCAAGGACTACGTGCGCACGCTGCGCACGCGCGGCGTCCCCACCCGGTCGATCGTGATCCGGCACGCCCTGCGCAACGCGGCGGGTCCCGCGCTCACCGTCCTGGGGCTCACGTTCATCAACCTGTTCGGCGCGGCGCTGTTCATCGAGCAGGTGTTCGCACTGCCCGGCTTCGGCGTCTACAGCTTCAACGTCGCGATGCAGGGCGACTTCCCGGTCCTCATGGGGCTGACCGCGTTCAGCGTGGCGCTGACGATCGGAGTGAACCTCCTGATCGACGTCGCCAACGGCTGGCTCAACCCGAAGGCGAGGATGTTCTGA
- a CDS encoding ATP-binding cassette domain-containing protein, translated as MSALLEARDLKVSYPVKGFRKKPVEIVHGVDFAVDAGETLGIVGESGSGKTTIGRALLGLAPVTGGSVHFDGRDISHVAGAERRALSRQIQVVFQDPYSSLNPSLTIGRTLAEPLIVQGWDKKKATRRVLDLLDRVGMPKNAAARLPREFSGGQRQRIAIARALAPSPRLIVCDEPVSALDLSTQATVLDLFIEIQRETGVAYLFVSHDLAVVRHISHRVAVVYGGEIVEQGTARQVTIDAEHPYTQRLLLAAPVADPVAQQQRRADRLRLRAAHDEQDVQAGALAG; from the coding sequence GTGAGCGCGCTGCTGGAGGCACGGGACCTGAAGGTCTCGTACCCCGTCAAGGGGTTCCGCAAGAAGCCGGTCGAGATCGTGCACGGCGTCGACTTCGCCGTCGACGCGGGGGAGACCCTCGGCATCGTCGGCGAGTCGGGGTCCGGCAAGACCACGATCGGCCGGGCGCTGCTCGGCCTGGCGCCGGTGACCGGTGGCTCGGTGCACTTCGACGGCCGGGACATCAGCCACGTCGCCGGCGCGGAACGTCGTGCGCTGTCCCGTCAGATTCAGGTCGTGTTCCAGGACCCGTACAGCTCGCTGAACCCGTCGCTGACCATCGGCCGCACGCTCGCGGAGCCGCTGATCGTCCAGGGCTGGGACAAGAAGAAGGCCACCCGGCGGGTGCTGGACCTGCTCGACCGCGTCGGCATGCCGAAGAACGCGGCGGCGCGTTTGCCGCGGGAGTTCTCCGGCGGGCAGCGGCAGCGCATCGCGATCGCCCGGGCCCTCGCGCCCTCGCCCCGGCTGATCGTCTGCGACGAACCGGTGTCCGCGCTCGACCTGTCGACGCAGGCGACGGTGCTGGACCTGTTCATCGAGATCCAGCGCGAGACCGGCGTGGCGTACCTGTTCGTCTCGCACGACCTCGCTGTCGTCCGGCACATCAGCCACCGCGTGGCGGTCGTGTACGGGGGTGAGATCGTCGAGCAGGGAACGGCGCGGCAGGTCACGATCGACGCCGAGCACCCGTACACGCAGCGGCTGCTGCTCGCGGCGCCCGTCGCCGACCCCGTCGCGCAGCAGCAGCGTCGCGCGGACCGCCTCCGGCTGCGCGCCGCGCACGACGAGCAGGACGTGCAGGCGGGCGCCCTCGCGGGCTGA